Proteins from a single region of Trichomycterus rosablanca isolate fTriRos1 chromosome 16, fTriRos1.hap1, whole genome shotgun sequence:
- the LOC134330865 gene encoding T-cell immunoglobulin and mucin domain-containing protein 4-like codes for MPEVSLLRVKHFIMNLLCLWLSPVWLPLCLTVRTCRCTTVRGFEGENVTLPCKYDWHYHGKCEICWIKGEIPSMGCGTEIIATDGDKVVHQTSSRYQLNGELQKGDVSMMIINARQNDSGKYGCRVHVPGWFNDDKYTVHLNIMRGKLKRRNLMMAGIMQNLNDSVIYSNSQINPGRQRTALAVENVYNLEPENVYEQ; via the exons ATGCCAGAGGTCAGTTTACTCAGAGTGAAACATTTCATCATGAACCTACTTTGCCTATGGCTCTCCCCAGTCTGGCTCCCTCTCTGTCTCACAG TTCGTACATGCAGGTGCACAACTGTACGTGGCTTTGAGGGTGAGAATGTTACTCTCCCATGCAAGTACGACTGGCATTATCATGGGAAATGTGAGATATGCTGGATAAAAGGAGAAATACCCTCTATGGGCTGTGGTACTGAAATTATTGCTACTGATGGAGACAAAGTAGTACACCAAACGTCTTCCAGATACCAGTTAAATGGAGAACTACAGAAGGGAGATGTGTCTATGATGATCATCAATGCAAGACAAAATGACTCAGGAAAATATGGCTGCAGAGTGCATGTGCCTGGATGGTTCAATGATGACAAATATACTGTTCACTTAAATATCATGAGAG GGAAACTCAAAAGAAGAAACCTGATGATGGCAGGAAT AATGCAGAACCTGAATGATTCAGTCATCTACAGCAACTCACAGATCAACCCAGGTCGGCAACGCACAGCACTGGCTGTTGAGAACGTCTATAATTTGGAGCCAGAGAATGTATATGAACAATGA
- the LOC134330799 gene encoding hepatitis A virus cellular receptor 1 homolog: MNLLCRRVSSVWLVLCLIVRTCRSTTVLGFEGQSVTLPCKYDRRYYGKCETCWMKGDIPSMGCGAEIIATDGDKVVRQTSSRYQLNGRLQKGDVSLIIISARQNDSGKYGCRVCVPGWFNDDKYTVHLIIMREPVTTAEDKSSTPVTITTDVWDYGTSYGTNSANTAKHNNTSAPESENNMKETTDDKLPVTVMSVLLI, translated from the exons atgaacTTGCTCTGCAGGAGGGTCTCCTCGGTCTGGCTCGTTCTGTGTCTTATAG TTCGTACATGCAGGAGCACAACTGTACTTGGCTTTGAGGGTCAGAGTGTTACTCTCCCATGCAAGTATGACCGGCGTTATTATGGGAAATGTGAGACATGTTGGATGAAAGGAGATATACCCTCTATGGGCTGTGGTGCTGAAATTATTGCTACTGATGGAGACAAAGTAGTACGCCAAACGTCTTCCAGATACCAGTTAAATGGAAGACTACAGAAGGGAGATGTGTCTTTGATAATCATCAGTGCAAGACAAAATGACTCAGGAAAATATGGCTGCAGAGTGTGTGTGCCTGGATGGTTCAATGACGACAAATACACTGTTCACTTAATTATCATGAGAG AACCTGTAAcaacagcagaagacaaatCAAGCACCCCTGTGACCATAACAACAGATGTTTGGGACTATGGGACATCCTATG GTACAAACTCTGCAAACACAGCAAAGCACAATAACACATCTGCTCCAGAGTCTGAAAACAAT ATGAAAGAAACGACAGATGATAAACTTCCTGTGACTGTCATGTCAGTTCTgctaatt